TGGGTAATATTATATGGATGGTGACGGGAGTTCTGGTGCCAGCGGAATCGTGATTGACTTACAATAAATGCTTGTCATGTTTATGACCACGTGAAACCTAAAGCTTCTACTATTTGATACAAAAATGAGTAATCTACAGTAAGTGTGATATTCCTAGAAATATGACATTTCTATTCATAGACAATTCATTGAACATTTTATGGAAACTAGTGAGGCTCTTCTTTTGTTTGGGAATCAAGGCAGTCCAGTCACTCGGCCAGCCTCTCATCTGTGTTTCAGACACCCTGCCCTCTGACCCTGTCCAGCAGCAGTATAACTTCTGGCTGAGTCTGGTGGATAAGCTGGGGGTGAAGGCCTTCGTGGATCTGACTCTGTCCCCCTCTGTGAGGCAGGGAACACAGCATCTGCTCCGTATCACCGGCCTGGGTGAGTTACATATCCTCCTGCTTACCATTCTGGTTCGTATTGTTGTCCTGTTGATTTCTCCCTCTTTACACACAACGGTGTCGGGAAGAGTATTGACACAACATATTCATTATAATATTACAACTTTGAAAAATGGAACATAAAACAGTTTTACCCGTCAAGCAATATACTTTTTAGTGCATTTGATTATCCTCCTCCACTCTTATCTCTTCAAGGCGGCATGAAGCCCAACACTCTGGTCTTGGGGTTCTACGACAGTTGCACCCCTGAGGACTACTTCCTCCAAGACCCTGCCTTCTGTGAGTCAAAAGGGTCTGGAGGTGATGATTTTGGGGTGGATCTGCCCTCTCTGCAAGCCCACTTCCCCCCGGTCCGCCATGTGGAGAGCCCACGCTGGCTCACGTCAGAGGAGTATGTGGGAATCATCTCGGATGCCATCAAGATGAGTAAGAACGTGTGTCTTGGACGCTATTTCTTCCAGCTGCAGGGAGAGGGCATGGGGACCAAGATGGACGGGGCCGCGAGGATCATCGACGTGTGGCCCCTCAACCTCCTGCAGCCGAGCAGCACGTCTGCAGCCTCCGTGGACGTGTGCAGTCTCTTCCTGCTGCAGATGGCATGTGTTCTCAACATGGCCAGCAGATGGCGCCATGCCAGAATGAGAATATTCCTGTGTGTGGAGGCAGAGTCCAGCGACCAGGGTTGGGTGGTTAAAGAGGAGACCTACCGGGAGCTGTTGAGGAAGCTGAGGATCAGGGCCTCCATCAAGATAGTGCCCTGGGACTCTGTGGTGCAGCTCTacggacagaaacagacacaggaCCCAGAGCTGGAGGGCCTGACGAAGCCGGCCCAGGCCCTTTCAGAGGACTTCCAGTCTGCAGTCAACAGGATGCTGATGGAGCACAGTGCTGAGGCTGCTGTCCGCTTCCTGTATTTACCACGCCCCCCTGCTCACTCCAGCCAATCACACACATATCTCAGTCAGTTGGAAGCTGTGACTTATGGTTTAGGCCCAACCCTCTTGATTCATGGTCTCACCCCAGTCACGTGCACTGAGCTTTGAGTGTGTCACTGTATTTATGGGATCAAAATGTCATGTAATTAACTTCATCCTGAACATGATAGAAAGGGCAGTCTCAATGTTTATAATATGAGCTACTTTACATAACATACTTTTTAGTTAGAAaataaacacacaggcacactacACAACGGGACCTATAAGTATAGCTCTGTTCCCTGGGCATGTAGTTTCACACCTTGTATTGTAACTCATTGACACATTCACTCATTTCTCAAATGAACACATTCAACACCTAGTCAGTCACAGTGGTACCTacctactttctgtaatatattTATTTGTTAACTGTAATTTAATGGAGTACTTGTCTCATGCCTTTGTTGGTTGGGTAATAATATAAATACATGTATGTTGTGCCTGATATAGCAGATGTAGTTTTCATAAAAAACCTCCGCTCTGGAATTGACCGTGTGGCCTGAGAATGACACTGATTCAGTGTGAGTGAATGTTACATGTCAGTAGATCAAATGGTCTGTTCTGCAGCACAGGACCAAAGAAGAATCATATGATAGGTTGAATGGTGATGGAGGGAAAATGGATTCTGAAATACAGAAAGGGCAACATATGCTAACTAGCTATGGAAATTAGAATGTTGTGTTCCTTGTTATTTGATGCTGGTACAATCACTTTCCATTGAGCCCTTTCCCCAGTATATTTCTCTTCAGATTGTGACCCAGTTTGGGAGAGCTCACGAGTGTCTTTGGACCAAATGATCTCTTGGGATTTTGGGTCACTCACCAATTGGTCGTGCTTGACATGCTGCTTCTTCGGACTACTATGTGGTCCATGAAGGAACATGAATTCAAACTTCCTGAAACCGCTATGAACTACATTAGTGCCTAATGCTTGACAATATTGTCATAATACACAAGCATTAAGCCACTGGCAGGCAGACTAAATATGGATTGCTGATGTATTTAGTCTAATTTATAATACATCACCCTTATACCAAATCCTAAGGATCATGCCATTCATTTGTTACTTGGAAAAATTAATTCTATTTTTATGCTGTCTTGCTATGCTTTTCTTATGTACAGATTTGGAAACAATGTTACTGCAAGGAGTTTGGTATCTATGAAAACATTTTACTAATTTAGAGGCATGTAGTTGGCGCTATATGAAAGCTTACACATTTCACAACTTGTGGTGGGATGTTTGTGCTTGATTGGAAATAGTTTCCTCTTTACAGTCCTACGAAGTTACTGTATATTTCTGACTCTACTCAGAATCCATGTACTGTTCTCAGGTTGTGCCACACAGACTGTTCTCTAGAGTCTGTGGACTGACCAGTGAGTGCCAGACAGACTGTTCTCTAGAGTCTGTGGACTGATCAGTGAGTGCCACACAGACTGTTCTCTAGAGTCTGTGGACTGACCAGTGAGTGCCAGACAGACTGTTCTCTAGAGTCTGTGGACTGACCAGTGAGTGCCAGACAGACTGTTCTCTAGAGTCTGTGGACTGACCAGTGAGTGCCAGACAGACTGTTCTCTAGAGTCTGTGGACTGACCAGTGAGTGCCAGACAGGCTGCTTGTGAGTTAATAAGGACTCTGTCCAAGCAAATGACGCAATAGAAAATGTCAAAAACCAAAATAATTACATTAAACATGTGTTTTTTAACATATTGTTTCCTTTACACATATGTTACTCAGTAACAACAATTTGACAGTCATTTGTGAATGGGTTGGcaataaaataaacaaaagtcattgtctttatttatttctaAGAAAATCGAGATCACAAAAATGTGACGGTTGATACCAAAAATTGTACTCTGTTAAAAGTCCAAATCAACCAGAACATGCATATGTTCAAGCATTCAGTTATGTTGTAGTCTATATCCCTAATAAGTATATAGCTAATATATGTACTATAGAAGCCTGTTTGAGAGTCTCCCACAGATCATACTCTGCTGCACTCAGGCTATATATAGTTCATGATGGATTTGGGGTAAGCTTGATTACATCAACATTACACAATCTCTTTCCTATTACCAATACCTTTCAATGGCAGTCAATGCAAAAACAGTAACATTGATCAATTAGTTCTCTACATATGAAGTAAAACTCGTTTCAATTTCCAATATGACCTCTTTAAAGCACCACCAACGTTTCAGTAGCAACCTCCTTTGCACTCCTTAGTCCTCTTTGCTTGCAGAAAGTTCTGTCATTTCATCAATTtttaatcacacagaattacatatacacagaatgaatcatacattgattacaatTTATGTCATAAAGAAATCATCCCTAgtggacggaacagatatgacagctggttccACAAAGGAAAAGGGGTGGGGTTtcagtgaaagagcgggaagactgaggaacagagggagaagccATGCTATcctaaatacagaatcttatgcattctaaattaccgcccatttgaaaAAATgagaatgcaataaatatttactctgagctatttatgggggtcataaacctccccaTCAGTCCAACGTCCTGAcacttatttgcataagtattcagaccctttgtagTGAGACTCGAAGAGCCAATCACAACAGCTAGCACATTCTCTCGCAGCCTGCCAGAATTCATCTTTGATATGTCAATGTCATATTTGATTGTCATTTATTTTTGTtgaatttggcgcatgtgacatacAGTTTGATTATCAGAAggtgatgtcagaaggtgaattcactaatttgtaagtcgctctggataagagcgtctgctaaatgacttaaatgtaaatgtaaatgtaaattttcTTCTCCATGCTCTGTGCAAATTTCTCTGCTTCACACAGTAGGATGAAAGGCGTAGCCAATCAGGGAAGAAAATGGACAGAGCAATGTTCTGTGCGATGGCAAAGAGAGACCGAGATATTTGCAATCACATAAAATAGTCTAATAGTATATTCTGTATGGCTCATTTTTGGCTAAGGTAAGAAAAACGTTATAGAGTAGTTTGTTTTGAATATTTGAGTGGATAAGAGGAGTTCCTACTTGAAGAGCGTGAGAGACACAGCCGCTGGTGTAGCTGGAGTGACCCACTGTGTTCAGAGCTTCACGGGCAAAAGCACTGGCACTCTTCAACAACAGGTTGGGGGGCAAGTTGTGGGTCATGTTAGTGGACACCATAAAGGGAGCCACACACTAAAGGAGAGGAAATTAAGAAAGCACAAGCGATTGGAAGAAACACAAAGATGCAAGGAAGGATACTGTAACAGGAGTGCATGTGATACAAAATTCTTAAAGTATTTTACCTGAACTGTTATTCCCTGTGACTTGTACTCTGAATTCAGAGATCTGGAAAAATATGTCACAAAAATCTGCTAAGAAAAGAATGGATAACATTGATTCTCTGTAGCTGTTATAGAGCATGTCACTAACaacaccaggatagtgggtttgattcccggacCATCTGTATgcaaaatgtatgcatgcatgactgtaagtcgctttggacaaaagcatcTGCTGAAtggcatatacagttgaagttggaagtttatatacatcttagccaaatacatttaaactcagtttcacaattcctgaatttaatcctagtaaacattccctgtcttagattagttaggatcaccactttattttaagaatgtgaaatgtcagaataatagtagagatttatttatttcagattttatttctttcatcacattcccagtgggtcagaagtttacatgcactcaattagtatttggtagcattgtttaaTTGGGTCaaagtttcaggtagccttccacaacctttccacaataagttgggtgaattttggcccattcctcctgacagagctggtgtaactgaatcaggtttgtaggcatccttgctagcacatgctttttcagttctgccccaaAAAATTATataggatgaggtcagggctttgtgatggccacttcaataccttgactttgttgcccttaaagccattttgccacaactttgaagtatgcttggggtcattgtccatttggaagacccatttgcgaccaagctttaacttcctgacttcctgtcttgagatgttgcttcaatatatccacataattaatctcctcatgatgccatatattttgtgaagtgcaccagtcccacctgcagcaaaacacccccacaacatgatgctgccaccaccatgcttcatggttgggatggtgttcttcggcttgcaagcatccctccctttttctccaaacataacaatggtcattatggccaaacagttctatttttgtttcatcagaccagaggacctttctccaaaaagtacgatctttgtccccatgtgcagttgcaaactgtagtctggcttttttatggcggttttggagcagtggcttcttccttgctgagcggcctttcagattatgttgatataggactgtggatatagatacttttgtacctgtttcctccagcatcttcacaaggtgctttgctgttgaccttgaattgatttgcactgttctcaccaaagtacgttaatctctaggagacagaacgcatcttcttcctgagcgatatgacggctgcgtggtcccatggtgtttatactcgtgtactattgtttgtacagatgaacgtggtatcttcaggtgtttggaaattgctcccaatgatgaaccagacttgtgggggtttacaatttttttatgatgtcttggctgatttcttttgattttcccatgatgtcaagcaaagaggcactgagtttgaaggaaatatatccacaggtacacctccaattgactcaaattatgttaattagcctatcagaagcttctaaagccgtgacattgttttctggaattttccaagctgtttaaaggcacagtcaacttagtgtatgtaaatgtctgacccgctggaattgtgatacagtgaattataagtgaaataatctgtctgtaaaaaattgttggaaaatttacttgtcctgcacaaagttgatgtcctaaccgacttaccaaaattatagtttgtttaacaggaaatttgtggagtggttgaaaaacaagttttaatgactccaacccaagtgtatgtaaacttccgacttcaactgtatacatagACCATTAATGTGAGTGGGGGTGTGTGTGAATCCTACCTGCTCAGGGTTGGGAATGTCCAGGAAATGTACCAACTTGTCAGAATAGTTCATGCCTACATTGTTAACTGTAAATGAGGAGTGTCAGAATATATTTCTATGTAATTTAGTATTACATTTCACTACTAACATCCATTGAAAGAGAGAAaagctacagtgccttgagaaagtattcacaccccttgatttttcctttttgttgttgtgttacagcctgaatttaaaatggattaaattgagatgtgttgtcactggcctacacacaacactttataacgtcaaagtggaattatatttttagaaatgtttacaaattcattaaaaatgaaaattTGAAATGTCtcaagtcaataagtattcaacccctttgtaatgacaagcctaaataagttcaggagtaagaatgtgcttaacaagtcataaTAAGTTGCACGggctctgtgtgaaataatagtgtttaacatgattttgaatgactacctcatccctataccccacaaatacaattatctgtaaggtccctcagttgagcagtgaatttagaacaacagattcaaccacaaagaccagggaggttttcataATGACTCAccaagaagggcacctattggtaaatgagtgaacatttttaaaaagcagacattgaatatcccctaGAGGATGGTGAAGTtttaattacactttagatggtgtatcaatacacccagtcactacaaagatacaggcgtcc
Above is a genomic segment from Oncorhynchus masou masou isolate Uvic2021 chromosome 12, UVic_Omas_1.1, whole genome shotgun sequence containing:
- the LOC135549379 gene encoding very-long-chain 3-oxoacyl-CoA reductase-B-like; amino-acid sequence: MDTVSDSMLVRGLVFIDGFTVLYYMLKWPWICWCGFRVYVLSKVWQTDLKAYGQWAVVTGATEGIGKAYANELARRGLDIVLVSRSKDKLYMKLYVNMFVPESQHGRQTQIIQTDFTKGHDIYPAIAEALRDLDIGILVNNVGMNYSDKLVHFLDIPNPEQQIFVTYFSRSLNSEYKSQGITVQCVAPFMVSTNMTHNLPPNLLLKSASAFAREALNTVGHSSYTSGCVSHALQNIALSIFFPDWLRLSSYCVKQRNLHRAWRRKFTFTFTFKSFSRRSYPERLTN